Below is a genomic region from Bacteroidia bacterium.
GAGTGGCAATATTCAATTTAATCTTTGGCAAAGTGCTGAAGGAAACAAAATAAATTAATTGTATGGAACCTAAAAAAACGGAAAGAGCAGACGTAGATAAACGAAGAGGCATGTTCTTCATGGGCGGCCTTATCTTTAGCTTACTCGTTGTAATCGTGGCATTCACTATTGAAGAACAGGATCCGGAACCCATGGAACTCACCAGCAACCTGATGCTTGACGAGGATGAAGAAATTATCCTCAATACACAGCAGGAGGAGAAACCGCCTCCACCGCCCCCCCCTCCGGAGCTCGAAGTGGTGGACGATGAGGAAGAGATTGAGGAGGATCAACCTGAACTGGAAGATGTGGACGTGGATGAAGATGTAGCGATGGATATGCCAGACATTGAGGCCCCTACAGAAGAAGTTAAGGATGATAAGATTTTTGTAACCGTTGAGCAGGCTCCTTCTTTTCCGGGTGGAGAAGCGAAATTGTATGAATACATTAATAAGAATCTGAAGTATCCTACGATGGAAAAAGAGAATAACATCCAGGGTACAGCGGTGCTTACTTTCGTAGTCGAAAGAGATGGTTCTATTTCCAATATTAAAGTGCTGAAAGGCGTAAGCCAGGGTATTGATGAAGAGGCAAAGCGCGTGGTGAGGAATATGCCGCGCTGGACTCCCGGTGAACAGCGCAACCGGCCGGTAAGGGTTCAGTTCGTGCTTCCCATTCGGTTTGTGCTTTCTTATTAAGCAATTCCCCAAGATGTTTAAAAGCCTGTTTCTATCCGAAGCAGGCTTTTTCATTTTCAAGAACTCCTGATCCCTTTTCAGAAAAGGTTCGTCCGGGTTCATAAATGGCGGAAGTTTTCATGGCTTGTTGCGTTTAAATTCAAAACGTTTCCGTTCATTTTAAAAATTTAAAACCATGAATTCTCCACATTCCAAAAATGACAGGATTGATAGCCAGCGGGGCATTTTTTTTCAATTGGGGCTTGTAATCTCCATTCTTTCCGTCATCATTTTTATGAATTTCACTTACTCTGTCAAAAAGCCTGAAGCAGCCGAAGAACCTGTTGATCCTCCAACTGATTTTAATGCTAAAGTCACAATAATTGAAAAGGAGGAAAGGAAGCCGGAAGAACCGGAACCAACGAAGGAGCAACAAAAAATTTACGATCCGGATAAAATTAAGATTGTCGAAAAGAAGGCAAAACCCTCCCCGGATTCCATAGTTCCGCTGATTGATACTTCAATGTTTTCGATTTATAAGGAGCCAAAGCCAGATGATGAGCCGGTACCTTTTGACTTGATGGAAGATAAACCTGCATTTCCGGATGGAGAAGAGGGATTGTATAAATTTATGGGAAAGAATATCAAGTATCCGCCAAGAGCAAAAAGGGAATCAGAACAGGGGACGGTGGTCGTTTATTTTATAATAGAGAAAGATGGCTCGGTGGGCAATATCAAAATATTGAAAAGTGTGTCGCCCGAAATTTATGCCGAGGCCATTCGGGTTCTGAAGCTCATGCCCAACTGGTCTCCGGGTAGGCAGCGTGGAGAATACGTTCGGGTGAGCTTTATCTTTCCTCTGAAATTCTCGCTGCAATAAGCCGCATCTCTTCTACCTGAGCAGCGTAACGGTCCCTCTGAGGATGTGATCTTGGGCGTCATATCCCACTCCTTTTACCACGTAGATGTAAACGCCCTGGTTTGCGGGTATACCGTTATAGCTACCATCCCAGCCTTCTTTCCAGTCATTGGTTTCGAATACCTTTTGGCCCCATCGGTCGTAGATCGTCATGCGGTATTCTTTGAGTTTTTGGGGAGTGAGGCGGTGAATGGAGATGGGATGAACGTAGAATACATCATTGATCCGGTCCTCGTTGGGGCTGAATGCTGAAGGAACAAAAAGGCTGGAGGGATAAATGGTGCAGGCCAGGTTGGAGACGGAGGTATCGGCATTGGCTGAATTTTCCACGGCTTTCACGCGATAGCACCAGTCCGCCTCAATATGGCGATGAAGGCCAGTATCGATGAAGGTGGTGGTAGCACCGTCCACCGTTCCGATGGATTGGAAGCTGCCGTTGGGCTGCATGAGTTGCACGATATATTGATCTATCCCTGCTGCCCATTCCTGGTAAGGATTCCACTTAAGTTCCACCTGGTACACCTCGTTGTTAATGATCCCGGCCTGAAGGTAAATGGTGGTGGCTTCATTGCTCAATGGAGAAACGTATCCGCAGGCATCTTCCACCGAGATCCGGTACCGGTACGGTTCGAGGTTCACCTTTGCTTTGTAGTCAGAAAACGATGTGTTGGGGGTTTCATCGAAATCATTTTCCCATCCGTATCGGCTGGTGTAGCGGTCAATAATGTATCGCTGAATATTTTTTTGAGTTCCGGCTTCCCAGGAGATGAAGGAGGAAAAGCTGTCGGCTACGGTAGCCACAAAGAGTTCAAGGGGCTCTTCCTGGTATAGATAGGGCGCGCGGTTGCAGGCATAGTTGCTGCCGGAGGCCAGTCCGCTGGGGCTTATGGCCTGCACAAAGTAGCAATAGGTGGTGTCGCACAAGTTCTCGTCCAGGTAAGATCTTTCCGTACCGGGAACGGTATCAATAAGCTGGTAGGGTTCATTCCCGATGGTCCTGAAAATTTCATATCGCACTACGTTGCTCCAGCCTTTGTAAGGGCTCCAGCTCAGCAGATTTTGAGAAGGTCCCTGTGAGTAGGCGTTGAGTACTACTGTGCAATGATCTCCTGAGATCTCAGAAAGATTACCACAATCATCGGCTACCTGCATAGCATAACAATATGATTTGGTATGTGGGTTTGTGTTTGAGGAATCAGTAAAGCGTGTTTCGTTAATGTCATCAGTTAAATGATGGGGATTTGTGGCATCAATGGAGCGCATGATGCGGTACTGGCCGAAGTCATCAAGGGAAGATTGATCCCACACCACTTCCACATGATTACTGCTTCCGTCTGTGGTGGAATTTTTTTGCACAGATACGTAGAGGAGGTCATTCACGGGAGGTGCGGCAGTATCTTTCACGCGCACCAAGCCGGGCATAATGATAGTGTCGGGGCATCCGTATTCGTCCATTACCGCCAGGGTTACGTCATAAGATCCGGGGTTGAAGTAATGATAAGGATCAGGATTTCGTACGGAAGCGGTATCATCACCGGTATCAGGATCGCCAAAATTCCAGGCAAAGCTGGTGAGGCGGTATGGGCTGTAGCTTTGGTCCTGGAAACTCACGCTGTCGCCAGAGCAAATGAGGGTATCAGAATAAAGGAAGTTGGCAACGGGGCTTTCGCGAACGTCCATCAGCCTGGGGTGGGCCACGCGGTGAGTGCAGCCATAGGCGTTTTCCACTTCGAGGGCTACGGTATAGAGTCCGTGGCTAAAGGGGTGGAGCGGGTTGGCCACGGTGGCATCTACCGAGCCGTCATTATCAAAATCCCAGCGGTAGGTCAAATTTCCGGGAGGTCCGGTAAACTTCACCCTGAGCGGTTCGCAGCCAGCCGTGGTATCCCATGAAAAGGAAGCATCAGGATTGGGAAAAATAATAATGGTATCGCGGAAAGGCACCGAACAACCGGCAGCATTTTTTACCGTCAGGGTAGGGAAAAAGATCATGGAATCGAGTCCGCTGCTGTAGTTAAAGCGGTAAGTATGCGGAGGGAGTTGATTTTCCACGGGCACGGAGCCATCACCATAATCCAGAGTGAAATCAATAAATCCCTGGCTTTCATTGGTAAAATGTACGAGAAGGGAATCGCAACCCTTGTTCTGGTTCACAGAAAACCGGGGTTCGGGAGCGGGTAAAATGGTAATAAAATCCTTTATGGTAATGCTGTCTTCACATCCTCCTTTGCCTGTAATATAAAGCGTTACATCTACATTCCCAGTGTCAGAATAAGTAAAAACCGGATCCGGGCCGGAAGAATCAATCACACCGTCTCCGTCCAAATCCCATTGCCAGTCAATAGCCGCAATGCTGCGGTCATGGAACTGAACCGTAAAGGGCGGACATCCGCTGGAAGAATCAGCCGTAAAATCAGGGATCGGGCGGGGATAGAGGAGAACGGTATCCGTGAAGGAAGCCGCACAGTTATTCGCATCCCTGGCAATGAGGGTAGGGAGAAAAATAGCAGAATCGGCCACACCCAGCGGCAGTTGATAGAGGTGTTTGTTGATGGTACCTGAATCCGGGAAAGAGCCATCCCCATAATCAAAAATAAAACTGGTGGTATTGATGCTCTGGTTTGTAAATGTTACCTCCAGTCGTTCGCAGGCAGAATCCTTATCCAGCGTAAAGTGGGGTTCGGGGCCTAATATTACTATATGCTGTGTTTTCATAACAGAATCGCGGCAGGTGTTGTCTTTGATTGCTACCAGACTGACGTCAAATCCGGATACATTATTAACCTCATAGGTGTGATGCGGATTTTCATTGGTGGTTTCCAGGAAAGTACCATCGCCAAAATCCCAAAGATATTTATCGGCATTTTCAGATTCAGAATTAAATTGTATGGATACGGGTGCGCAGTATTTTAAAGTATCTGATGTTGTAAATGCGGCCGTAGGTGCTGCCACGCATATATTTTCATACGATATAGTATCATAGCACATCACTCCATCAATTAATTTTCCCGTTACCAGAATAATCTCATAACAGGTGTCTTCATAAAAGATTACCTGGGGATTGGTATCGCTATCTGAAGGAAAAAAATCAGCGGAAGGAGGGTTAGTGGACCATTTCCAATGAGTTGGGCCGAGCGAAGAACTATCGGTAAGCTGAATAGGTGTATTCGCACAAAAAACCAGCTCCATCCGGAAGTTGGGTTTGGTACCAACGCATATACCTCCGGGTGGTGTAATGTTTTGCCCGCAGCCCATTTTATCCACTATCGCCAAAGTAGGACTATAGCACCCCGAAGCCTTTAAAAACATAGTAGCTTCAGTGCTGTCCGTCCGGTCGAAAGTGACATCCTCTTCAGGTGAAGCTGACCATTTAAAGCTGAGTGAATCGGCTGATGACGGGGGATATACCGCCCAAATCTCAGAACTTAACTCAATAGAGTCTCCTTTGCAGGCAAGCGTGCTGCTGACTGACACCTCAGCAGACACCCCATTGACAGTCAGGTAATTGAATCTTATGAATGTGTCAACACAGGTGGGGCTGTTTTTTACAATAAGCGTTACATGGTACTTTCCCGGCATTCTGGGAATGAAAACAGGATTGCGTTGCGAAAGGGTGCTTTTGGTACTACTGCTGTCGGCATGTTGTATGATCCATATATAATCATATTGATTCGAGGACGGTGCTTCAGGTATCGTAGAGTCTTGTAAATTAATTACGTCTTGCACACACACTACTGTATCCTGTGTCGCAAAATTTGCTTTGGGTTTTCCAATCCGGATAAATTCTTCATATAGTCTGGTATGACTGCAACCGTTAGTACTGGTAGCCGTGATCCGAACATCATACACGCCATTGTTGGTAAAAGTAAATGCCGTGTCCATTTTGTTAATCGGACCGATGGTGGAATTGGGGAGTAACGTTCCCGCAGAATCATAAAATTCCCACTTATAAAAGGTGATACCTGAAGGTTCAACAGATTCATTTTTGAAATGAACTGTAGCGGGGACCTCGCAGGGGAACCTGTCAGCAGAACTCAGTTGCGCCATTGGTGGCCGTATGTCAAGTACATTATCATACCTGACCCGGTTCAGGCAACCTTCTTCACTATATTTAAAGCTTACCGTCATTCTTTTACTGCCTGCTGTTGGGTGGCGGATTGTAAAAGAACTGGAAGTTTGATCTACCAATTCTGCATTCTGAAAATCCCAGCTAAAGTATCCGCGCCCGCCATTATTTGAGTTGCTGGTTACAATCACCTCTTCGCCCACGCAAACCGTATTTTTTGATACTACGAAGTAATCTTTAATGAAGTCCTGATACTCAATGGTATATTGGCATCCGGAGGTGGTGGTTACCGTAAGTTTTACTTTTTCTGAAAGCGTAGAAGAGAAGGGGTAATTAATGGTTGGGTTTGAAAGGGAAGAAGAACTAGGATTGCCTCCTGGAAATTCCCATTGATAGCTCTGAACGGTCTGGCCGTATGTGTTCAGGTCAGGCGTAAATGTCGCAGAAATGGTATTTCCATTTTTAACAGCATTCACACAAAAATCCACATCGAAGGTTTGGAATATTTTAACATAATCGGATTTTGAGAAAATACCGGTGCAGCCATTGGAATTGG
It encodes:
- a CDS encoding energy transducer TonB, yielding MNSPHSKNDRIDSQRGIFFQLGLVISILSVIIFMNFTYSVKKPEAAEEPVDPPTDFNAKVTIIEKEERKPEEPEPTKEQQKIYDPDKIKIVEKKAKPSPDSIVPLIDTSMFSIYKEPKPDDEPVPFDLMEDKPAFPDGEEGLYKFMGKNIKYPPRAKRESEQGTVVVYFIIEKDGSVGNIKILKSVSPEIYAEAIRVLKLMPNWSPGRQRGEYVRVSFIFPLKFSLQ
- a CDS encoding PKD domain-containing protein — encoded protein: MKWPLILAFLLFQLVSHSSFGQSNCSSIDFNADLRIACTPGLINIIATGAPLGSEFYWDFGNGFLSGNDSVFRSFSSPGNYTIKLLVKLPNGTFCDTVIKAGYITVLPSPSPQVHASSRVLCDGPGNVMFTDSTPNVVSREWTIDGFYHPNGSQTIPHLFNSLGNKSLTLKVTNSNGCTGIFSKSDYVKIFQTFDVDFCVNAVKNGNTISATFTPDLNTYGQTVQSYQWEFPGGNPSSSSLSNPTINYPFSSTLSEKVKLTVTTTSGCQYTIEYQDFIKDYFVVSKNTVCVGEEVIVTSNSNNGGRGYFSWDFQNAELVDQTSSSFTIRHPTAGSKRMTVSFKYSEEGCLNRVRYDNVLDIRPPMAQLSSADRFPCEVPATVHFKNESVEPSGITFYKWEFYDSAGTLLPNSTIGPINKMDTAFTFTNNGVYDVRITATSTNGCSHTRLYEEFIRIGKPKANFATQDTVVCVQDVINLQDSTIPEAPSSNQYDYIWIIQHADSSSTKSTLSQRNPVFIPRMPGKYHVTLIVKNSPTCVDTFIRFNYLTVNGVSAEVSVSSTLACKGDSIELSSEIWAVYPPSSADSLSFKWSASPEEDVTFDRTDSTEATMFLKASGCYSPTLAIVDKMGCGQNITPPGGICVGTKPNFRMELVFCANTPIQLTDSSSLGPTHWKWSTNPPSADFFPSDSDTNPQVIFYEDTCYEIILVTGKLIDGVMCYDTISYENICVAAPTAAFTTSDTLKYCAPVSIQFNSESENADKYLWDFGDGTFLETTNENPHHTYEVNNVSGFDVSLVAIKDNTCRDSVMKTQHIVILGPEPHFTLDKDSACERLEVTFTNQSINTTSFIFDYGDGSFPDSGTINKHLYQLPLGVADSAIFLPTLIARDANNCAASFTDTVLLYPRPIPDFTADSSSGCPPFTVQFHDRSIAAIDWQWDLDGDGVIDSSGPDPVFTYSDTGNVDVTLYITGKGGCEDSITIKDFITILPAPEPRFSVNQNKGCDSLLVHFTNESQGFIDFTLDYGDGSVPVENQLPPHTYRFNYSSGLDSMIFFPTLTVKNAAGCSVPFRDTIIIFPNPDASFSWDTTAGCEPLRVKFTGPPGNLTYRWDFDNDGSVDATVANPLHPFSHGLYTVALEVENAYGCTHRVAHPRLMDVRESPVANFLYSDTLICSGDSVSFQDQSYSPYRLTSFAWNFGDPDTGDDTASVRNPDPYHYFNPGSYDVTLAVMDEYGCPDTIIMPGLVRVKDTAAPPVNDLLYVSVQKNSTTDGSSNHVEVVWDQSSLDDFGQYRIMRSIDATNPHHLTDDINETRFTDSSNTNPHTKSYCYAMQVADDCGNLSEISGDHCTVVLNAYSQGPSQNLLSWSPYKGWSNVVRYEIFRTIGNEPYQLIDTVPGTERSYLDENLCDTTYCYFVQAISPSGLASGSNYACNRAPYLYQEEPLELFVATVADSFSSFISWEAGTQKNIQRYIIDRYTSRYGWENDFDETPNTSFSDYKAKVNLEPYRYRISVEDACGYVSPLSNEATTIYLQAGIINNEVYQVELKWNPYQEWAAGIDQYIVQLMQPNGSFQSIGTVDGATTTFIDTGLHRHIEADWCYRVKAVENSANADTSVSNLACTIYPSSLFVPSAFSPNEDRINDVFYVHPISIHRLTPQKLKEYRMTIYDRWGQKVFETNDWKEGWDGSYNGIPANQGVYIYVVKGVGYDAQDHILRGTVTLLR
- a CDS encoding energy transducer TonB encodes the protein MEPKKTERADVDKRRGMFFMGGLIFSLLVVIVAFTIEEQDPEPMELTSNLMLDEDEEIILNTQQEEKPPPPPPPPELEVVDDEEEIEEDQPELEDVDVDEDVAMDMPDIEAPTEEVKDDKIFVTVEQAPSFPGGEAKLYEYINKNLKYPTMEKENNIQGTAVLTFVVERDGSISNIKVLKGVSQGIDEEAKRVVRNMPRWTPGEQRNRPVRVQFVLPIRFVLSY